In Coriobacteriia bacterium, the DNA window AGGCACAGCGTCGCATGCGGAGAATTCGTCACGCCCGCCATGATGTTCTCGAGCGTGTGAGTGACCTCGCCGTAGCGGTCGAGCTGGTCACGGAAGACGTTCGTGACCACGAGCACGGCCGGGTCAAGCTGCTTGCACACGCGCCGCAACGCGCCCTCATCGCACTCGATGGCGGCAAGCTTGTAGCGTGGCTTGCCCGTGATGCTCGAACGGATCGCAAACTCCGTCGTGATGCCCTGGATGAGGTTTGCGCCACTACGGTTATAGAACGCTTGCTCGCCCATGTTCTCGAGTGCCTGGGCAACGATATGCGTGGACGTCGTCTTGCCGTTGGTTCCCGTGATCACGATGGTGCGCACGCCACGACTCAGGCGGTGCAGATATTCGGGATCAATCTTGAGGGCAAGCTTACCGGGCAGCGAGGTGCCACCACGTCCGAGCAGGCGTAGCATATGGTACGTCGCCTTGCAGACGAGCGCCGCACAGACCGTCCTGGCACTCATGAGCTAGTCCTCGTCCACCGTGTCCTGGCTTGCGCCTTCGGCACGCTCGAGGAGACGCGCGATGCGCTCGGTGTAAACGGGGTCCTCGATGCCCGCGAGAGCGACATCCACGGTGGGAGCCGCATCCCAAAGTTGCTCAAGACGGTAGTAATCACGCGGACCAGGCTGGAAGATATGCACGACGATAGGACCGTAGTCCATGAGCACCCACTCGCTCTCGTCGAGGCCCTCGATGCTCACCGGCTTGATGCCGAAATCCTTGAAAAGCTGCTCCTCGACTTCCTCGGCAATCGCATCGACGCGACGATTATTGGCTGCCGTGCAGATTACGAAATAGTCGGTGACATTGAGAAGGTCTGACACATCCTGGATGACTATGTCGGTGCCCTTCTTCTCGTCGATGGCGCGCGCGGCAACGAGTGCCTGCTCCTTGAATGCGCTGTGCTCGGTCAACGTGCCCCCTTTACGGACATGCAAGTTTGCTTGCGTTAATGATAGCGAATTGTATTACAAGACGACGTCGGGGTCGCCCTGACGCGACTTGTCGATGGAATGATGGCGCTCGACCAGGCTGTTCCAGATGTCGAGAGCAACCGGGTCAATGAAACGCTTGCGCTCGATGAGCGACACCATCGTCGTTGCATAGGCCTCGAAATACAGCTCGTCGAGCGATGCCTCGCCTACCATCTTGCGTAGCCGCTTGATCTGCGGGCGTCCCTTCGTCTTTCGAAGCGGCTCAATCATATCGGCCGTGAAGATGATGATATCCAGATCGCTCATTTCGAAATCACCCAGCGTATGCTTGTGAATGGCGCTGATGATATCATCGCTGAGCTCGGGGAACTCGCGCTTGACGGCGGCAGCGCCCGTGAAAGAGTGCAAGACCGGATACAGGTACTCGATGTTTGCGGGACGTTCGATGCCCAGCTCGTCAAGACGCGCCGGTAATTCGTCATCGGTCAGCAGCTTGTCCCAATCATGCAACAGCCCCGCGATGCGAGCATCGAATTCGTTGGCTCCGTATATACATGCAAGCTTGGCAGCGCACTCGGAAACCGAATGAACGTGCTCGAGACGCTTGCCCGACAAGCGCTTGTCCACTGCCTTGGTCACGCGCTTCAGTAGTTTCTTGTCTTCCTTCACGTTCGAAAACCTTCTCTCTCGATGTGCCAGCCGGGCGGGATGAGGTAGATGCCGCCGGGGACCAGACAAAACTCGCCGGGTAGAATTGTCTGGTTTCCGGTCAATCGTTTCACATCAGACATTCCGGTACAGCTCCGTCCGCGCGATATATGCCCCGACGGGCGCCGGGATCATGTCGCTCACGTCCCTGCCACATGCCATGTCCTCGCGTAACTGGGTCGAGGACACGTCAATCTGCGGAACGTCGAGATACATGACATCGAAGTCGACGGGGCTTGTCCCAAGGGCCTCGCGCACGCGCTCAGTGGATTGCCCCGGGCGCTTCGCCACGACGATGGTGCACAGCCGCGCGACATCATCGGCTCGCTTCCAGCCTGGCAAGGTAATTGCCGAATCGGTGCCCATGATGAAGAAGAGCCGCGCACCCTCATAGCGCTGTGCCAGCTCTTCGAGCGTGTCAGCCGTATAGGTGATGCCCCCGCGTTCGACTTCGCAGAGGTCAAGCGCAAAGAGCGAGTCATCCGCAATCGCGAGCGCGACCATGTCGGCACGCTGCGATGCGGGCGTAACCTCTTGATCCTGCTTGAAATGAGGATTACCCGCCGGAATGAAAAGCACGCGGCTGAGCTCAAGTTGCTCGGCAGCGCTGCGCGCGATGACGAGATGCCCATTGTGCACCGGATCGAAGGTGCCACCCATAATGCCTATGCGTGCGTCTTTCTCCACACCCTAGCCTCGAATCTGGCCCTCACCGCTCACGAGATACTTGACCGATGTAAGCGCAGCCGCACCCATGGGTCCGCGTGCGTGAAGCTTCTGGGTGCTGATGCCAATCTCGGCGCCTAGCCCGAACTCGCCACCGTCGGTAAAGCGCGTCGAGGCGTTGGCATAGACAACAGCCGCATCGACCTGACGCTGAAACGCGTCAACGGCACTCACGTCCTGAGAGATGATGCTCTCCGAGTGGCCCGTGCCATATGCGTTGATATGTGCAATCGCCTCCTCGACACCGGTGACGCACTTGACGCTGATCTCCATGTCGAGGTACTCGGTGCCCCAATCCTCCTCGGTCGCGGCAGTGGTTTCGATGCCGTGCGCGGAAGCAATGGCAGCGGCAGGAGCATCGGCGTGGATGACGACGCCTGCGCGGGCAAGTGCCATAAGCAACGTGGGCAGGAAGATCTCGGCGACCTCTTCGTCGATGAGGATGCTCTCGCAGGCATTGCAGACACCGGGGCGCTGCGTCTTCGCGTTCATGATGATAGGCTCGACATAGGCGGGGTCGGCCTGCTTGTGAATGTAGACGTGACAATTACCCGTGCCCGTCTCGATGACGGGAACGGTCGCGTTCTTCACGCAGTGCTGGATAAGGCCGGCGCCACCACGCGGAATGAGCACGTCGACCAAACCGGCGAGACTCATGAGCTCATCGGTTGCCTCGCGGCCAGGGTCCTCGATGCTCTGGATGCAGTCAACGGGCAGGCCGGCACTGGCTGCCGCCTCCGCAAGAATGTGCGAGATGGTAAGGCAGGAGCGCTGTGCCAAGCTACCACCACGCAGAATGCAGGCATTGCCCGTCTTGATGCATAGGCCAGCGGCATCGGCAGTGACGTTGGGGCGTGCCTCGTAGATCATCGCGACGACTCCAAGCGGCACGCGATACTTGATCATGCGCAGTCCGTTATAGAGCTCGCTTCCCTCGAGGACTTCGCCGAGCACCTCAGGCTGTGCAGCAACCTGTCGCAAACCGTCGGCAATGCCGTCGATGCGTTCATGTGAGAGCATGAGGCGATCAAGCAATGGACCGGGCGTACCCTTCTCACGTGCAGCGTTCATATCGGCTTCGTTCGCCTCGAGAATCTGCGCCGTCTGCGCAATAAGCGCATCGGCCATCTTGTTGAGCGCGTCGCAGCGTTGCGATGAGCTCGTCTGTGCCAGCTCGCGCGATGCGATGCGTGCCTTTTTCGCCTTTTCCAGTGCCTCGCCCATGTGCCGTGCCCTTTCTCCTGCAGTCCCTTGCTCTTGCGTTCCAGCCATTATACGGGAGCGTCAGCTCTCTTCCTCGTCAATCATTGCCGCAATGCGCCGCATGCGATGATAGACCGCGCTCTTCGACAGCGGCGGATCAGCAAGCTCGCCAAGTTCCTTGACCGAAGCATCGGGATGCTTGATACGCAGCAGGGCAACCTCGCGCAACGATGCGGGAATCGCCTCGATGCCCTTCTGGCCCACGAGGCGTCGTATGCACTCGATTTGCCGCAACGAGGCCTTCGTGGCCTTGACCTGGTTGGCGATCTCGGCGTTGACACGACGGTTCGTGTCGTTTCTCACCGACTTGATGACACGCGCGTTCTCGATGGTGAGCGCGCCTTGATGAGCCCCCACAAACGCGAGGAAGGCGATAATCTGCTCGATGCCCTTGATGTAGATTGCGTACATGTTGTGACGGCGAATGTAGCGTGCCTTGATGCCATGCTCGCGCATGAGCTCAAGACAAGCCGCAATCAGCTCCTCAGACGGCCCCGCAAGCTCGAAGTGAAAGGCACCGCGCGGATCGGCAATGTAGCCGCCGCCAAGAAAAGCGCCCCGCAGGTAGGCGCCGGCGCAGCAGGCGTCTTCGACAAGCTCGGGACGTATGCCGCCCTCGAAGCCCTCATCGCCGAGAATGCCCATGTCGCGCAGGGCATCGGTGAGTCCAGCCTGCGGCGGTACGGTGATGAGGTAGTTGTGCGTCTTGTGCAAAATGCTGCGGCGCACGGTGAGATTGGTGGCGAGCTCGTAAACGCTATGGAGCAACCGAATCGCCGTGCGGGCAACGCTCGCCGTCTCAGTCGCAAGCTCGAGGCGCGGACCCTCCCCGCTGATGGAAAGCGTGCCCTCGATGCGGATGAGTGCGGAGAGCTCGGCGCGATCGCAGCGCGGGCACGTAGGTTCGATGCGGGACAGCTCGTCTTTCACCTCTGACGTGAATGACACGCTGCCAGCACCTCCTGAAACGCCTTGGCAAGCTTCTCGCGGTCGTGCCAGGTGGGACGTACCGGATCGACCAGATCACGCACCATGGGTTGCACGCCAAGCTCCATGACCCTTCCTACCGTCTCGTTGCTCGCCTCCACATGGGCGAGCTTGCCGGCCCTGCGCCCCTTCGTGTACTTGCGTGCATCGGAGTAATCGGTGATGGCGGGAAAGACGCCGCTCGCCATTGGGCTCGTCTCGGAATTGCGATGGATGAGCGCGATGTCGAGCAGGCCGCGCATGCCGTGACGAAGAAGCGCATCGACATAGTCGTAGCAGTTCATGCCCCAGGTCTCGCCTTGCATGTCGGCAAGCGAGCACACGAAGAGCGTGCAGGCCGGATCGTTCTCGCGGTCATGAGCCTCGCGGATTGCGTCGATGACGCCGGGGACGAGCAGGTTGGGGATGATCGAGGTGAACAACGAGCCTGGGCCGAGCACGATGAAGTTGGCTTCTCGGATGACGCGCAGCGCCGAAGGATATGCTTGCGCATCGGCGGGATGCAACGAAACGTAGCGCATGCTGCAATCGGCATCGCTTATGACGGCCTGGCCTTCGAGCTCGGTGCCATCGTTGGTGAGACCGTAAAGGCTCACATCATGCAGCGTTGAGGGATACACGTGGCCACGCGCTTCGATGAGTCCCTCGCACACGCGAATGGCATCAGGGAAGGAATTGGTCTCATCTGCGATGGCCGTGAGAATGAGGTTTCCGAGCGAGTGATTGTCGAGATAGTCAAAGCGATGGCGAAACGCACGTGCGAGTATGCCCTCGTAGTTGGCCGACATCGCGCTGATGCACTTGCGGATATCGCCCGGCGGTATCACACCGCCACGTTCACGCAGGATGCCCGTCGAGCCACCATCATCGACCATGGCGACGACCGAGGAGACCTTGCAGCCCATGTCGAGCAGCGTGCGGATGGAAGCGGGTGCGCCCGTGCCACCACCTATGACGACGGCATTTGT includes these proteins:
- the rsfS gene encoding ribosome silencing factor, coding for MTEHSAFKEQALVAARAIDEKKGTDIVIQDVSDLLNVTDYFVICTAANNRRVDAIAEEVEEQLFKDFGIKPVSIEGLDESEWVLMDYGPIVVHIFQPGPRDYYRLEQLWDAAPTVDVALAGIEDPVYTERIARLLERAEGASQDTVDED
- a CDS encoding phosphohydrolase — encoded protein: MDRKPDNSTRRVLSGPRRHLPHPARLAHRERRFSNVKEDKKLLKRVTKAVDKRLSGKRLEHVHSVSECAAKLACIYGANEFDARIAGLLHDWDKLLTDDELPARLDELGIERPANIEYLYPVLHSFTGAAAVKREFPELSDDIISAIHKHTLGDFEMSDLDIIIFTADMIEPLRKTKGRPQIKRLRKMVGEASLDELYFEAYATTMVSLIERKRFIDPVALDIWNSLVERHHSIDKSRQGDPDVVL
- a CDS encoding nicotinic acid mononucleotide adenylyltransferase, producing the protein MGGTFDPVHNGHLVIARSAAEQLELSRVLFIPAGNPHFKQDQEVTPASQRADMVALAIADDSLFALDLCEVERGGITYTADTLEELAQRYEGARLFFIMGTDSAITLPGWKRADDVARLCTIVVAKRPGQSTERVREALGTSPVDFDVMYLDVPQIDVSSTQLREDMACGRDVSDMIPAPVGAYIARTELYRNV
- a CDS encoding glutamate-5-semialdehyde dehydrogenase, which gives rise to MGEALEKAKKARIASRELAQTSSSQRCDALNKMADALIAQTAQILEANEADMNAAREKGTPGPLLDRLMLSHERIDGIADGLRQVAAQPEVLGEVLEGSELYNGLRMIKYRVPLGVVAMIYEARPNVTADAAGLCIKTGNACILRGGSLAQRSCLTISHILAEAAASAGLPVDCIQSIEDPGREATDELMSLAGLVDVLIPRGGAGLIQHCVKNATVPVIETGTGNCHVYIHKQADPAYVEPIIMNAKTQRPGVCNACESILIDEEVAEIFLPTLLMALARAGVVIHADAPAAAIASAHGIETTAATEEDWGTEYLDMEISVKCVTGVEEAIAHINAYGTGHSESIISQDVSAVDAFQRQVDAAVVYANASTRFTDGGEFGLGAEIGISTQKLHARGPMGAAALTSVKYLVSGEGQIRG
- the whiA gene encoding DNA-binding protein WhiA; this translates as MSFTSEVKDELSRIEPTCPRCDRAELSALIRIEGTLSISGEGPRLELATETASVARTAIRLLHSVYELATNLTVRRSILHKTHNYLITVPPQAGLTDALRDMGILGDEGFEGGIRPELVEDACCAGAYLRGAFLGGGYIADPRGAFHFELAGPSEELIAACLELMREHGIKARYIRRHNMYAIYIKGIEQIIAFLAFVGAHQGALTIENARVIKSVRNDTNRRVNAEIANQVKATKASLRQIECIRRLVGQKGIEAIPASLREVALLRIKHPDASVKELGELADPPLSKSAVYHRMRRIAAMIDEEES
- a CDS encoding YvcK family protein, with product MNRTNAVVIGGGTGAPASIRTLLDMGCKVSSVVAMVDDGGSTGILRERGGVIPPGDIRKCISAMSANYEGILARAFRHRFDYLDNHSLGNLILTAIADETNSFPDAIRVCEGLIEARGHVYPSTLHDVSLYGLTNDGTELEGQAVISDADCSMRYVSLHPADAQAYPSALRVIREANFIVLGPGSLFTSIIPNLLVPGVIDAIREAHDRENDPACTLFVCSLADMQGETWGMNCYDYVDALLRHGMRGLLDIALIHRNSETSPMASGVFPAITDYSDARKYTKGRRAGKLAHVEASNETVGRVMELGVQPMVRDLVDPVRPTWHDREKLAKAFQEVLAACHSRQR